CCGTTGATGTTTCCCAGTATTTTAGCTGGGGGCCTGCTGGTTTTCATTGCTGCTGGTTCCTGTTTCGGCATTCCCTCCATTGTGGGCATGCCTGCTAAAATCGAGGTGCTGACCACTCGCATTGTGACCTATGTTTATATGGGCGACGCCAAAGGCATTCGGGATGCTACGGCGTTAGCCGTCTCGCTGATGCTGGTGGCCAATACGCTGCTTTTTGCGATGACTGCCATGCTGGGGCGCAAGGATTATACGACCATTGCCGGTAAAAGTACCCGGCCCAACTTAGTAGAACTCGGCAGCTGGCGCTATTGGGCAGTCGGTTTGCTTTGTACTTACGGTTTTATTTCGGTAGTTTTGCCCATCGGTTCCATCTTTTTGACATCGATCATTCGCTCAATGTCGCGGCCGATTGCCTTTAGCAATCTGACCTTTGAACATTGGCTGCCGGTCGTGCAGAGCTCGCAGTATTTAGAGCCTATTTACAACAGCTTTGTGACAGGGGCGGCGGCGGCGACGTTGTCCACCGTGATCGCGCTGTTTGTCTCCTATTTGCTGGTGAAAACCAAAGTGACCGGACGTTCGCTGCCGGATCTTTTGGCGACGCTGGGCGGGGCGACGCCGAGCGTGGTTATCGCCTTGGCTTTGATTATCACCTTTTCCGGCGAATTTGTTTTAAACTTATATTCCACGCTGACTATTTTGATTGTGGCTTACATGGTCAAGTACCTGACCATGGCGGTGCGTACCATTGCGGCGTCCTTGAGCCAGGTGCATCCTTCGTTGGAGGAAGCGGCGCTTAATTCCGGCGCATCTTGGCTGCGCACTTGTAAGGACATCTTGCTGCCTTTAGTGGCGCCGTCCATTGTGGCCGGCTGGTTTTTGGTTTTCATGCCGTCTTTTTACGAGCTGACTATGTCTATTATTCTCTATGGCGCGGAAACAAAGACAATCGGCGTGCTGCTTTATGAGCTGCAAACCTATGCGGACCCACAGAGCGCTTCAGTGCTGTCTGTGCTAGTGTTGCTCATTGTGCTGCTGGGAAATCTGATTGTCAGCAAGGTCAGCAAAGGCAATATTGGAATTTGATTATATTTAGGAGTGAACGAAATGGCGCAGGTACGAATTGAACATGTATGGAAACGCTTTGGCGTGGTGACAGCGGTGCACGATTTTGACGTCACCGTGAAGGATGGCGAATTTGTCTCGATTCTCGGCCCTTCCGGCTGTGGCAAGACGACCATGCTGCGGATGATTGCCGGTTTTGAAAAAGCCTCGGAAGGAGATATCTATATAGGGGAACGCCTTGTGAGCTCTTCCCGGGAGAAAACTTTCGTGCCGCCGGAAAAGCGGGATATTGGCATGGTATTCCAATCGTACGCCGTATGGCCGCACATGACGGTGGCGGAAAACGTGGCGTATCCTTTGAAAATCAAAAAAGTGCCTCAAGCAGAACGGCGCGAGCGTGTGCAAAAGGTGCTGGAAATGGTGCACTTGGAGCCCTATGCTGAGCGCTATCCCCATCAGCTTTCCGGCGGGCAGCAGCAGCGTGTGGCGTTAGGGCGGGCGTTGGTGGCTGAGCCGGGCTTGTTGCTTTTAGACGAACCGTTGTCCAATTTGGATGCGAAACTTCGGGAAAGCATGCGCTTTGAGATTAAAGCGCTGCAGAAAAAGCTGGGCGTGACCGTTATTTACGTGACCCATGATCAGGCGGAGGCTATGGCCATGTCTGACCGCATTGTGGTCATGCATCAAGGCGTTATTCAACAGGTAGCGGAACCGATGGATATTTACGAAAAACCAGCGAATCAGACGGTAGCCGACTTTATCGGCTTGGTGAATTTTCTTCCCGGCGAAGCGGCGGAGGGCTTGGTTCGTTTGGCCGCAGGCGGGGAATTAGTTCAAGAAACAAGCTGCCGCGGTCCTGTACAAGTAGCGGTGCGGCCGGAAAATATTTCTCTTTCTCGCAGCAGCGGTTGCGTGCAGGGAGTTTTGACGCATCGCGTCTATTTGGGCGATGCTGTTGATTACCGGGTGCAGGTAGGGGACAAAGAAGTGCGCGTCGTTGCCAAAAGCGATGAGTATGGCGATTTTGTTGATGGCGAGACTGTATATCTAAGCTTTTCTAAAGCTATGTTTTTTTCGCAAGAACGCAGTTAAGATATCACTCTTGCAGGGACAAAATAAAAGGTTTTTGCCAGGGAAAAGAGAATAGTAAAAGGATAGTCTAGCGCAGTGCGCTTTGACGGAAATAGTGCGCCGCAGGCCTTCGGCGCAAACTTTGCAGGCAGGGGTTGCCTCCGCAGAGAAGAGAAATAGGGAGGTTGTAAGGATGCGCTTTGGGGACACCTTATGGGATGTATTTCAACGGAAGGATATCAGCCGCAGAAGCTTTTTAAAGACCTGCGTCACTTTGACGGGGATCTTGGGGCTGGGTCCTAATATGGTGGCCAAGGTAGTAGAGGCGGCAGAAACCAAAGTACTGACGCCTGTAATTTGGCTGCACGGACATGAGTGCACCGGCTGTGACGAATCATTTTTGCGTTCGGAAACGCCGTTAGCTTCGGATTTGCTTTTGAACATGATCTCGTTAGAATACAATGACGTCATTGGCGCTGCCGCGG
This genomic window from uncultured Anaeromusa sp. contains:
- a CDS encoding ABC transporter ATP-binding protein, which encodes MAQVRIEHVWKRFGVVTAVHDFDVTVKDGEFVSILGPSGCGKTTMLRMIAGFEKASEGDIYIGERLVSSSREKTFVPPEKRDIGMVFQSYAVWPHMTVAENVAYPLKIKKVPQAERRERVQKVLEMVHLEPYAERYPHQLSGGQQQRVALGRALVAEPGLLLLDEPLSNLDAKLRESMRFEIKALQKKLGVTVIYVTHDQAEAMAMSDRIVVMHQGVIQQVAEPMDIYEKPANQTVADFIGLVNFLPGEAAEGLVRLAAGGELVQETSCRGPVQVAVRPENISLSRSSGCVQGVLTHRVYLGDAVDYRVQVGDKEVRVVAKSDEYGDFVDGETVYLSFSKAMFFSQERS
- a CDS encoding iron ABC transporter permease: MEERIFGLRLDSKWLVIASAVAVLVLFVVIPMLYLVYNSVVAEGAFTLENYKYVYSKMVNWTALVNTFKLSFMVMLLSLVITFPLAWLVGRTDLPGKGAFRTMLVATYMIPPYVGAIAWTQLLNPSVGYVNVILQHVFDLAQSPFNIYSMGGLVWVLTLFYSPFAFITISRALEKMDPTLEEAARISGASPLRTLWDITLPLMFPSILAGGLLVFIAAGSCFGIPSIVGMPAKIEVLTTRIVTYVYMGDAKGIRDATALAVSLMLVANTLLFAMTAMLGRKDYTTIAGKSTRPNLVELGSWRYWAVGLLCTYGFISVVLPIGSIFLTSIIRSMSRPIAFSNLTFEHWLPVVQSSQYLEPIYNSFVTGAAAATLSTVIALFVSYLLVKTKVTGRSLPDLLATLGGATPSVVIALALIITFSGEFVLNLYSTLTILIVAYMVKYLTMAVRTIAASLSQVHPSLEEAALNSGASWLRTCKDILLPLVAPSIVAGWFLVFMPSFYELTMSIILYGAETKTIGVLLYELQTYADPQSASVLSVLVLLIVLLGNLIVSKVSKGNIGI